Proteins from one Camelina sativa cultivar DH55 chromosome 8, Cs, whole genome shotgun sequence genomic window:
- the LOC109126049 gene encoding transcription factor bHLH140-like, which translates to MDHSNLRSQHPNSSSTTSSSSSPFHGHKSDTGNTKRSRSTSTLSTDPQSVAARERRHRISDRFKVLQSMVPGGAKMDTVSMLDEAIRYVKFLKAQIWFHQNMLVFLNDHETTSSCTYSPATGEYEPTLFGYDEDCTHVNETYSQGMPLTVMDSEYSPWLGPVDYEQERGSS; encoded by the coding sequence ATGGACCATTCTAATCTTCGTAGCCAACACCCTAATTCATCTTCCACCACTTCCTCATCCTCTTCCCCTTTCCATGGTCACAAGAGCGACACCGGAAACACAAAACGGTCAAGGTCAACGTCCACGTTATCGACGGATCCTCAGAGCGTGGCGGCCCGTGAGAGACGGCACAGAATCAGCGACCGTTTCAAAGTTCTGCAAAGCATGGTTCCTGGTGGTGCGAAGATGGACACTGTCTCTATGCTTGACGAAGCCATTAGATACGTAAAGTTCCTGAAAGCTCAGATCTGGTTTCACCAAAACATGCTTGTCTTCTTAAACGACCACGAAACCACGTCGTCTTGTACTTACTCTCCCGCCACCGGAGAATACGAACCAACACTCTTTGGTTATGATGAAGATTGTACCCATGTAAACGAGACGTACTCACAAGGCATGCCACTTACGGTTATGGACTCGGAGTATTCGCCGTGGCTTGGTCCGGTTGATTATGAGCAAGAACGTGGATCATCTTAG
- the LOC104708982 gene encoding transcription factor bHLH140-like isoform X5, with the protein MEDSAEKTNQIVVLLIGPPGSGKSTFCDTVMRSSLRPWSRVCQDIINNGKAGTKAQCLKMATSSLKEGKSVFIDRCNLDREQRSEFVKLGGPGIEVHAVVLELPAQVCISRSVKRTGHEGNLQGGRAAAVVNRMLQSKELPKVNEGFSRVMFCYNDADVENAVNTYSKLGPMDTLPSGCFGEKKSDTKSQPGIMKFFKKVNALPGSSSSNEGTNAMRKANEKTENFRLGSADIVHTLAFPSVSTADFQFDLEKASDIIVEKAEEFLPKVGTARLVLVDLSHGSKILSLVKAKASQKNIDSERFFTFVGDITKLRSEGGLHCNVIANATNWRLKPGGGGVNAAIFKAAGPDLETATRVRANTLLPGKAVVVPLPSTCPLLNAEGITHVIHVLGPNMNPNRPDNLSNDYTKGCKTLREAYTSLFEGFLSVVQDQSKFPKRSNQTAVSDSGSLEDTRDSGKKMSKEWSTWALALHTIAMHPERHENVVLEFSDNIVVINDQYPKARKHVLVLARQESLDGLEDVRKENLQLLQEMHNVGLKWVDRFQNEDASLIFRLGYHSVPSMRQLHLHVISQDFDSDSLKNKKHWNSFTSSFFRDSVDVLEEVKSQGKANVASEDLLKGELRCNRCRSAHPNIPKLKSHVRSCRSQFPEHVLQNSRLVARPETKL; encoded by the exons ATGGAAGACTCTg CAGAGAAGACGAATCAGATAGTGGTGCTTCTGATTGGTCCGCCAGGAAGCGGCAAATCGACGTTTTGTGACACCGTGATGCGTTCCTCTCTCCGCCCTTGGTCTCGCGTCTGTcag GACATTATTAACAATGGCAAAGCTGGAACAAAGGCTCAGTGTTTAAAGATGGCAACAAGTTCCCTCAAGGAAGGCAAGAGCGTTTTTATAGACAGATGCAATCTTGACAGAGAGCAGCGGTCTGAGTTTGTTAAGCTTGGTGGTCCTGGCATTGAAGTCCATGCAGTCGTTCTGGAGCTTCCTGCTCAGGTTTGTATTTCTAGATCAGTCAAAAGAACCGGTCATGAAGGGAATCTACAAGGCGGTAGAGCTGCAGCTGTTGTGAATAGGATGCTTCAGAGTAAGGAACTACCCAAAGTGAATGAAGGGTTTTCTCGGGTTATGTTTTGTTACAACGATGCTGATGTTGAGAATGCTGTTAACACATACAGCAAGCTTGGTCCAATGGATACTCTTCCTTCTGGCTGTTTTGGCGAAAAGAAATCAGACACTAAAAGCCAACCTGGTATAATGAAGTTCTTTAAGAAAGTCAATGCTCTTCCTGGTTCATCATCTTCTAATGAAGGTACTAATGCAATGCGCAAAGCTAATGAAAAGACAGAAAATTTCCGACTTGGTTCTGCTGATATTGTACATACACTGGCATTCCCATCAGTTTCGACTGCTGATTTTCAGTTTGATCTTGAAAAGGCTTCTGATATCATTGTCGAGAAAGCAGAGGAATTCTTGCCCAAAGTTGGGACTGCGCGTCTTGTCTTGGTGGACTTGAGCCACGGGTCAAAGATTCTGTCTCTTGTCAAAGCTAAGGCTTCTCAGAAGAACATTGACTCAGAGAGATTTTTCACATTTGTCGGGGACATAACTAAGCTTCGTTCTGAAGGTGGTTTACACTGCAATGTTATAGCTAATGCTACTAATTG GCGGCTTAAACCTGGAGGTGGGGGTGTGAATGCAGCAATATTCAAAGCTGCTGGTCCAGATCTCGAGACTGCGACAAGAGTACGAGCAAACACTCTTCTTCCTGGAAAAGCAGTGGTAGTTCCTCTTCCTTCTACTTGCCCTTTACTCAATGCAGAAGGTATTACACATGTCATACATGTTCTAGGACCAAacatgaacccaaaccgaccagACAACCTTAGCAACGACTACACCAAGGGCTGCAAAACTCTCCGGGAGGCTTACACATCCCTGTTTGAAGGTTTTCTATCAGTAGTACAAGATCAATCAAAGTTTCCCAAACGAAGCAATCAAACAGCTGTGTCAGATTCTG GGTCTCTGGAGGATACAAGAGACAGTGGAAAGAAGATGAGTAAAGAATGGAGCACATGGGCATTGGCTCTCCACACCATCGCAATGCACCCAGAGAGACACGAGAATGTCGTGCTAGAATTTTCAGACAACATCGTTGTGATAAACGACCAGTACCCAAAG GCTCGGAAGCATGTGCTAGTACTGGCGAGACAGGAGAGTCTAGATGGGCTAGAAGACGTTCGCAAGGAGAACCTTCAACTTCTGCAGGAAATGCACAATGTTGGTCTGAAATGGGTTGATAGATTCCAAAACGAGGATGCATCTCTTATCTTCCGCCTTGGATATCACTCG gttCCGTCGATGCGACAACTACATTTACACGTTATAAGCCAAGACTTTGATTCAGATAGtttaaagaacaagaaacactGGAACTCTTTCACGTCCTCGTTCTTTCGTGACTCAGTTGATGTACTTGAAGAGGTCAAGAGCCAAGGTAAGGCCAATGTGGCGAGCGAAGATCTGTTGAAAGGGGAGTTGCGTTGCAATCGGTGTAGAAGCGCACACCCAAATATTCCTAAACTCAAATCTCATGTCAGAAGCTGCCGTTCTCAGTTTCCTGAACATGTACTCCAAAACAGTCGCCTTGTGGCTCGACCAGAGACTAAGCTATAA
- the LOC104708982 gene encoding transcription factor bHLH140-like isoform X1, with amino-acid sequence MEDSAEKTNQIVVLLIGPPGSGKSTFCDTVMRSSLRPWSRVCQDIINNGKAGTKAQCLKMATSSLKEGKSVFIDRCNLDREQRSEFVKLGGPGIEVHAVVLELPAQVCISRSVKRTGHEGNLQGGRAAAVVNRMLQSKELPKVNEGFSRVMFCYNDADVENAVNTYSKLGPMDTLPSGCFGEKKSDTKSQPGIMKFFKKVNALPGSSSSNEGTNAMRKANEKTENFRLGSADIVHTLAFPSVSTADFQFDLEKASDIIVEKAEEFLPKVGTARLVLVDLSHGSKILSLVKAKASQKNIDSERFFTFVGDITKLRSEGGLHCNVIANATNWRLKPGGGGVNAAIFKAAGPDLETATRVRANTLLPGKAVVVPLPSTCPLLNAEGITHVIHVLGPNMNPNRPDNLSNDYTKGCKTLREAYTSLFEGFLSVVQDQSKFPKRSNQTAVSDSGEHIKEDSERNKKYKGSQDKAVTNNMESGSLEDTRDSGKKMSKEWSTWALALHTIAMHPERHENVVLEFSDNIVVINDQYPKARKHVLVLARQESLDGLEDVRKENLQLLQEMHNVGLKWVDRFQNEDASLIFRLGYHSVPSMRQLHLHVISQDFDSDSLKNKKHWNSFTSSFFRDSVDVLEEVKSQGKANVASEDLLKGELRCNRCRSAHPNIPKLKSHVRSCRSQFPEHVLQNSRLVARPETKL; translated from the exons ATGGAAGACTCTg CAGAGAAGACGAATCAGATAGTGGTGCTTCTGATTGGTCCGCCAGGAAGCGGCAAATCGACGTTTTGTGACACCGTGATGCGTTCCTCTCTCCGCCCTTGGTCTCGCGTCTGTcag GACATTATTAACAATGGCAAAGCTGGAACAAAGGCTCAGTGTTTAAAGATGGCAACAAGTTCCCTCAAGGAAGGCAAGAGCGTTTTTATAGACAGATGCAATCTTGACAGAGAGCAGCGGTCTGAGTTTGTTAAGCTTGGTGGTCCTGGCATTGAAGTCCATGCAGTCGTTCTGGAGCTTCCTGCTCAGGTTTGTATTTCTAGATCAGTCAAAAGAACCGGTCATGAAGGGAATCTACAAGGCGGTAGAGCTGCAGCTGTTGTGAATAGGATGCTTCAGAGTAAGGAACTACCCAAAGTGAATGAAGGGTTTTCTCGGGTTATGTTTTGTTACAACGATGCTGATGTTGAGAATGCTGTTAACACATACAGCAAGCTTGGTCCAATGGATACTCTTCCTTCTGGCTGTTTTGGCGAAAAGAAATCAGACACTAAAAGCCAACCTGGTATAATGAAGTTCTTTAAGAAAGTCAATGCTCTTCCTGGTTCATCATCTTCTAATGAAGGTACTAATGCAATGCGCAAAGCTAATGAAAAGACAGAAAATTTCCGACTTGGTTCTGCTGATATTGTACATACACTGGCATTCCCATCAGTTTCGACTGCTGATTTTCAGTTTGATCTTGAAAAGGCTTCTGATATCATTGTCGAGAAAGCAGAGGAATTCTTGCCCAAAGTTGGGACTGCGCGTCTTGTCTTGGTGGACTTGAGCCACGGGTCAAAGATTCTGTCTCTTGTCAAAGCTAAGGCTTCTCAGAAGAACATTGACTCAGAGAGATTTTTCACATTTGTCGGGGACATAACTAAGCTTCGTTCTGAAGGTGGTTTACACTGCAATGTTATAGCTAATGCTACTAATTG GCGGCTTAAACCTGGAGGTGGGGGTGTGAATGCAGCAATATTCAAAGCTGCTGGTCCAGATCTCGAGACTGCGACAAGAGTACGAGCAAACACTCTTCTTCCTGGAAAAGCAGTGGTAGTTCCTCTTCCTTCTACTTGCCCTTTACTCAATGCAGAAGGTATTACACATGTCATACATGTTCTAGGACCAAacatgaacccaaaccgaccagACAACCTTAGCAACGACTACACCAAGGGCTGCAAAACTCTCCGGGAGGCTTACACATCCCTGTTTGAAGGTTTTCTATCAGTAGTACAAGATCAATCAAAGTTTCCCAAACGAAGCAATCAAACAGCTGTGTCAGATTCTGGTGAGCATATTAAGGAAGACtctgagagaaacaaaaagtacaaaGGATCACAAGATAAGGCCGTAACTAATAATATGGAATCAGGGTCTCTGGAGGATACAAGAGACAGTGGAAAGAAGATGAGTAAAGAATGGAGCACATGGGCATTGGCTCTCCACACCATCGCAATGCACCCAGAGAGACACGAGAATGTCGTGCTAGAATTTTCAGACAACATCGTTGTGATAAACGACCAGTACCCAAAG GCTCGGAAGCATGTGCTAGTACTGGCGAGACAGGAGAGTCTAGATGGGCTAGAAGACGTTCGCAAGGAGAACCTTCAACTTCTGCAGGAAATGCACAATGTTGGTCTGAAATGGGTTGATAGATTCCAAAACGAGGATGCATCTCTTATCTTCCGCCTTGGATATCACTCG gttCCGTCGATGCGACAACTACATTTACACGTTATAAGCCAAGACTTTGATTCAGATAGtttaaagaacaagaaacactGGAACTCTTTCACGTCCTCGTTCTTTCGTGACTCAGTTGATGTACTTGAAGAGGTCAAGAGCCAAGGTAAGGCCAATGTGGCGAGCGAAGATCTGTTGAAAGGGGAGTTGCGTTGCAATCGGTGTAGAAGCGCACACCCAAATATTCCTAAACTCAAATCTCATGTCAGAAGCTGCCGTTCTCAGTTTCCTGAACATGTACTCCAAAACAGTCGCCTTGTGGCTCGACCAGAGACTAAGCTATAA
- the LOC104708982 gene encoding transcription factor bHLH140-like isoform X3, whose protein sequence is MEDSAEKTNQIVVLLIGPPGSGKSTFCDTVMRSSLRPWSRDIINNGKAGTKAQCLKMATSSLKEGKSVFIDRCNLDREQRSEFVKLGGPGIEVHAVVLELPAQVCISRSVKRTGHEGNLQGGRAAAVVNRMLQSKELPKVNEGFSRVMFCYNDADVENAVNTYSKLGPMDTLPSGCFGEKKSDTKSQPGIMKFFKKVNALPGSSSSNEGTNAMRKANEKTENFRLGSADIVHTLAFPSVSTADFQFDLEKASDIIVEKAEEFLPKVGTARLVLVDLSHGSKILSLVKAKASQKNIDSERFFTFVGDITKLRSEGGLHCNVIANATNWRLKPGGGGVNAAIFKAAGPDLETATRVRANTLLPGKAVVVPLPSTCPLLNAEGITHVIHVLGPNMNPNRPDNLSNDYTKGCKTLREAYTSLFEGFLSVVQDQSKFPKRSNQTAVSDSGEHIKEDSERNKKYKGSQDKAVTNNMESGSLEDTRDSGKKMSKEWSTWALALHTIAMHPERHENVVLEFSDNIVVINDQYPKARKHVLVLARQESLDGLEDVRKENLQLLQEMHNVGLKWVDRFQNEDASLIFRLGYHSVPSMRQLHLHVISQDFDSDSLKNKKHWNSFTSSFFRDSVDVLEEVKSQGKANVASEDLLKGELRCNRCRSAHPNIPKLKSHVRSCRSQFPEHVLQNSRLVARPETKL, encoded by the exons ATGGAAGACTCTg CAGAGAAGACGAATCAGATAGTGGTGCTTCTGATTGGTCCGCCAGGAAGCGGCAAATCGACGTTTTGTGACACCGTGATGCGTTCCTCTCTCCGCCCTTGGTCTCGC GACATTATTAACAATGGCAAAGCTGGAACAAAGGCTCAGTGTTTAAAGATGGCAACAAGTTCCCTCAAGGAAGGCAAGAGCGTTTTTATAGACAGATGCAATCTTGACAGAGAGCAGCGGTCTGAGTTTGTTAAGCTTGGTGGTCCTGGCATTGAAGTCCATGCAGTCGTTCTGGAGCTTCCTGCTCAGGTTTGTATTTCTAGATCAGTCAAAAGAACCGGTCATGAAGGGAATCTACAAGGCGGTAGAGCTGCAGCTGTTGTGAATAGGATGCTTCAGAGTAAGGAACTACCCAAAGTGAATGAAGGGTTTTCTCGGGTTATGTTTTGTTACAACGATGCTGATGTTGAGAATGCTGTTAACACATACAGCAAGCTTGGTCCAATGGATACTCTTCCTTCTGGCTGTTTTGGCGAAAAGAAATCAGACACTAAAAGCCAACCTGGTATAATGAAGTTCTTTAAGAAAGTCAATGCTCTTCCTGGTTCATCATCTTCTAATGAAGGTACTAATGCAATGCGCAAAGCTAATGAAAAGACAGAAAATTTCCGACTTGGTTCTGCTGATATTGTACATACACTGGCATTCCCATCAGTTTCGACTGCTGATTTTCAGTTTGATCTTGAAAAGGCTTCTGATATCATTGTCGAGAAAGCAGAGGAATTCTTGCCCAAAGTTGGGACTGCGCGTCTTGTCTTGGTGGACTTGAGCCACGGGTCAAAGATTCTGTCTCTTGTCAAAGCTAAGGCTTCTCAGAAGAACATTGACTCAGAGAGATTTTTCACATTTGTCGGGGACATAACTAAGCTTCGTTCTGAAGGTGGTTTACACTGCAATGTTATAGCTAATGCTACTAATTG GCGGCTTAAACCTGGAGGTGGGGGTGTGAATGCAGCAATATTCAAAGCTGCTGGTCCAGATCTCGAGACTGCGACAAGAGTACGAGCAAACACTCTTCTTCCTGGAAAAGCAGTGGTAGTTCCTCTTCCTTCTACTTGCCCTTTACTCAATGCAGAAGGTATTACACATGTCATACATGTTCTAGGACCAAacatgaacccaaaccgaccagACAACCTTAGCAACGACTACACCAAGGGCTGCAAAACTCTCCGGGAGGCTTACACATCCCTGTTTGAAGGTTTTCTATCAGTAGTACAAGATCAATCAAAGTTTCCCAAACGAAGCAATCAAACAGCTGTGTCAGATTCTGGTGAGCATATTAAGGAAGACtctgagagaaacaaaaagtacaaaGGATCACAAGATAAGGCCGTAACTAATAATATGGAATCAGGGTCTCTGGAGGATACAAGAGACAGTGGAAAGAAGATGAGTAAAGAATGGAGCACATGGGCATTGGCTCTCCACACCATCGCAATGCACCCAGAGAGACACGAGAATGTCGTGCTAGAATTTTCAGACAACATCGTTGTGATAAACGACCAGTACCCAAAG GCTCGGAAGCATGTGCTAGTACTGGCGAGACAGGAGAGTCTAGATGGGCTAGAAGACGTTCGCAAGGAGAACCTTCAACTTCTGCAGGAAATGCACAATGTTGGTCTGAAATGGGTTGATAGATTCCAAAACGAGGATGCATCTCTTATCTTCCGCCTTGGATATCACTCG gttCCGTCGATGCGACAACTACATTTACACGTTATAAGCCAAGACTTTGATTCAGATAGtttaaagaacaagaaacactGGAACTCTTTCACGTCCTCGTTCTTTCGTGACTCAGTTGATGTACTTGAAGAGGTCAAGAGCCAAGGTAAGGCCAATGTGGCGAGCGAAGATCTGTTGAAAGGGGAGTTGCGTTGCAATCGGTGTAGAAGCGCACACCCAAATATTCCTAAACTCAAATCTCATGTCAGAAGCTGCCGTTCTCAGTTTCCTGAACATGTACTCCAAAACAGTCGCCTTGTGGCTCGACCAGAGACTAAGCTATAA
- the LOC104708982 gene encoding transcription factor bHLH140-like isoform X4 produces MEDSEKTNQIVVLLIGPPGSGKSTFCDTVMRSSLRPWSRDIINNGKAGTKAQCLKMATSSLKEGKSVFIDRCNLDREQRSEFVKLGGPGIEVHAVVLELPAQVCISRSVKRTGHEGNLQGGRAAAVVNRMLQSKELPKVNEGFSRVMFCYNDADVENAVNTYSKLGPMDTLPSGCFGEKKSDTKSQPGIMKFFKKVNALPGSSSSNEGTNAMRKANEKTENFRLGSADIVHTLAFPSVSTADFQFDLEKASDIIVEKAEEFLPKVGTARLVLVDLSHGSKILSLVKAKASQKNIDSERFFTFVGDITKLRSEGGLHCNVIANATNWRLKPGGGGVNAAIFKAAGPDLETATRVRANTLLPGKAVVVPLPSTCPLLNAEGITHVIHVLGPNMNPNRPDNLSNDYTKGCKTLREAYTSLFEGFLSVVQDQSKFPKRSNQTAVSDSGEHIKEDSERNKKYKGSQDKAVTNNMESGSLEDTRDSGKKMSKEWSTWALALHTIAMHPERHENVVLEFSDNIVVINDQYPKARKHVLVLARQESLDGLEDVRKENLQLLQEMHNVGLKWVDRFQNEDASLIFRLGYHSVPSMRQLHLHVISQDFDSDSLKNKKHWNSFTSSFFRDSVDVLEEVKSQGKANVASEDLLKGELRCNRCRSAHPNIPKLKSHVRSCRSQFPEHVLQNSRLVARPETKL; encoded by the exons ATGGAAGACTCTg AGAAGACGAATCAGATAGTGGTGCTTCTGATTGGTCCGCCAGGAAGCGGCAAATCGACGTTTTGTGACACCGTGATGCGTTCCTCTCTCCGCCCTTGGTCTCGC GACATTATTAACAATGGCAAAGCTGGAACAAAGGCTCAGTGTTTAAAGATGGCAACAAGTTCCCTCAAGGAAGGCAAGAGCGTTTTTATAGACAGATGCAATCTTGACAGAGAGCAGCGGTCTGAGTTTGTTAAGCTTGGTGGTCCTGGCATTGAAGTCCATGCAGTCGTTCTGGAGCTTCCTGCTCAGGTTTGTATTTCTAGATCAGTCAAAAGAACCGGTCATGAAGGGAATCTACAAGGCGGTAGAGCTGCAGCTGTTGTGAATAGGATGCTTCAGAGTAAGGAACTACCCAAAGTGAATGAAGGGTTTTCTCGGGTTATGTTTTGTTACAACGATGCTGATGTTGAGAATGCTGTTAACACATACAGCAAGCTTGGTCCAATGGATACTCTTCCTTCTGGCTGTTTTGGCGAAAAGAAATCAGACACTAAAAGCCAACCTGGTATAATGAAGTTCTTTAAGAAAGTCAATGCTCTTCCTGGTTCATCATCTTCTAATGAAGGTACTAATGCAATGCGCAAAGCTAATGAAAAGACAGAAAATTTCCGACTTGGTTCTGCTGATATTGTACATACACTGGCATTCCCATCAGTTTCGACTGCTGATTTTCAGTTTGATCTTGAAAAGGCTTCTGATATCATTGTCGAGAAAGCAGAGGAATTCTTGCCCAAAGTTGGGACTGCGCGTCTTGTCTTGGTGGACTTGAGCCACGGGTCAAAGATTCTGTCTCTTGTCAAAGCTAAGGCTTCTCAGAAGAACATTGACTCAGAGAGATTTTTCACATTTGTCGGGGACATAACTAAGCTTCGTTCTGAAGGTGGTTTACACTGCAATGTTATAGCTAATGCTACTAATTG GCGGCTTAAACCTGGAGGTGGGGGTGTGAATGCAGCAATATTCAAAGCTGCTGGTCCAGATCTCGAGACTGCGACAAGAGTACGAGCAAACACTCTTCTTCCTGGAAAAGCAGTGGTAGTTCCTCTTCCTTCTACTTGCCCTTTACTCAATGCAGAAGGTATTACACATGTCATACATGTTCTAGGACCAAacatgaacccaaaccgaccagACAACCTTAGCAACGACTACACCAAGGGCTGCAAAACTCTCCGGGAGGCTTACACATCCCTGTTTGAAGGTTTTCTATCAGTAGTACAAGATCAATCAAAGTTTCCCAAACGAAGCAATCAAACAGCTGTGTCAGATTCTGGTGAGCATATTAAGGAAGACtctgagagaaacaaaaagtacaaaGGATCACAAGATAAGGCCGTAACTAATAATATGGAATCAGGGTCTCTGGAGGATACAAGAGACAGTGGAAAGAAGATGAGTAAAGAATGGAGCACATGGGCATTGGCTCTCCACACCATCGCAATGCACCCAGAGAGACACGAGAATGTCGTGCTAGAATTTTCAGACAACATCGTTGTGATAAACGACCAGTACCCAAAG GCTCGGAAGCATGTGCTAGTACTGGCGAGACAGGAGAGTCTAGATGGGCTAGAAGACGTTCGCAAGGAGAACCTTCAACTTCTGCAGGAAATGCACAATGTTGGTCTGAAATGGGTTGATAGATTCCAAAACGAGGATGCATCTCTTATCTTCCGCCTTGGATATCACTCG gttCCGTCGATGCGACAACTACATTTACACGTTATAAGCCAAGACTTTGATTCAGATAGtttaaagaacaagaaacactGGAACTCTTTCACGTCCTCGTTCTTTCGTGACTCAGTTGATGTACTTGAAGAGGTCAAGAGCCAAGGTAAGGCCAATGTGGCGAGCGAAGATCTGTTGAAAGGGGAGTTGCGTTGCAATCGGTGTAGAAGCGCACACCCAAATATTCCTAAACTCAAATCTCATGTCAGAAGCTGCCGTTCTCAGTTTCCTGAACATGTACTCCAAAACAGTCGCCTTGTGGCTCGACCAGAGACTAAGCTATAA
- the LOC104708982 gene encoding transcription factor bHLH140-like isoform X2, whose protein sequence is MEDSEKTNQIVVLLIGPPGSGKSTFCDTVMRSSLRPWSRVCQDIINNGKAGTKAQCLKMATSSLKEGKSVFIDRCNLDREQRSEFVKLGGPGIEVHAVVLELPAQVCISRSVKRTGHEGNLQGGRAAAVVNRMLQSKELPKVNEGFSRVMFCYNDADVENAVNTYSKLGPMDTLPSGCFGEKKSDTKSQPGIMKFFKKVNALPGSSSSNEGTNAMRKANEKTENFRLGSADIVHTLAFPSVSTADFQFDLEKASDIIVEKAEEFLPKVGTARLVLVDLSHGSKILSLVKAKASQKNIDSERFFTFVGDITKLRSEGGLHCNVIANATNWRLKPGGGGVNAAIFKAAGPDLETATRVRANTLLPGKAVVVPLPSTCPLLNAEGITHVIHVLGPNMNPNRPDNLSNDYTKGCKTLREAYTSLFEGFLSVVQDQSKFPKRSNQTAVSDSGEHIKEDSERNKKYKGSQDKAVTNNMESGSLEDTRDSGKKMSKEWSTWALALHTIAMHPERHENVVLEFSDNIVVINDQYPKARKHVLVLARQESLDGLEDVRKENLQLLQEMHNVGLKWVDRFQNEDASLIFRLGYHSVPSMRQLHLHVISQDFDSDSLKNKKHWNSFTSSFFRDSVDVLEEVKSQGKANVASEDLLKGELRCNRCRSAHPNIPKLKSHVRSCRSQFPEHVLQNSRLVARPETKL, encoded by the exons ATGGAAGACTCTg AGAAGACGAATCAGATAGTGGTGCTTCTGATTGGTCCGCCAGGAAGCGGCAAATCGACGTTTTGTGACACCGTGATGCGTTCCTCTCTCCGCCCTTGGTCTCGCGTCTGTcag GACATTATTAACAATGGCAAAGCTGGAACAAAGGCTCAGTGTTTAAAGATGGCAACAAGTTCCCTCAAGGAAGGCAAGAGCGTTTTTATAGACAGATGCAATCTTGACAGAGAGCAGCGGTCTGAGTTTGTTAAGCTTGGTGGTCCTGGCATTGAAGTCCATGCAGTCGTTCTGGAGCTTCCTGCTCAGGTTTGTATTTCTAGATCAGTCAAAAGAACCGGTCATGAAGGGAATCTACAAGGCGGTAGAGCTGCAGCTGTTGTGAATAGGATGCTTCAGAGTAAGGAACTACCCAAAGTGAATGAAGGGTTTTCTCGGGTTATGTTTTGTTACAACGATGCTGATGTTGAGAATGCTGTTAACACATACAGCAAGCTTGGTCCAATGGATACTCTTCCTTCTGGCTGTTTTGGCGAAAAGAAATCAGACACTAAAAGCCAACCTGGTATAATGAAGTTCTTTAAGAAAGTCAATGCTCTTCCTGGTTCATCATCTTCTAATGAAGGTACTAATGCAATGCGCAAAGCTAATGAAAAGACAGAAAATTTCCGACTTGGTTCTGCTGATATTGTACATACACTGGCATTCCCATCAGTTTCGACTGCTGATTTTCAGTTTGATCTTGAAAAGGCTTCTGATATCATTGTCGAGAAAGCAGAGGAATTCTTGCCCAAAGTTGGGACTGCGCGTCTTGTCTTGGTGGACTTGAGCCACGGGTCAAAGATTCTGTCTCTTGTCAAAGCTAAGGCTTCTCAGAAGAACATTGACTCAGAGAGATTTTTCACATTTGTCGGGGACATAACTAAGCTTCGTTCTGAAGGTGGTTTACACTGCAATGTTATAGCTAATGCTACTAATTG GCGGCTTAAACCTGGAGGTGGGGGTGTGAATGCAGCAATATTCAAAGCTGCTGGTCCAGATCTCGAGACTGCGACAAGAGTACGAGCAAACACTCTTCTTCCTGGAAAAGCAGTGGTAGTTCCTCTTCCTTCTACTTGCCCTTTACTCAATGCAGAAGGTATTACACATGTCATACATGTTCTAGGACCAAacatgaacccaaaccgaccagACAACCTTAGCAACGACTACACCAAGGGCTGCAAAACTCTCCGGGAGGCTTACACATCCCTGTTTGAAGGTTTTCTATCAGTAGTACAAGATCAATCAAAGTTTCCCAAACGAAGCAATCAAACAGCTGTGTCAGATTCTGGTGAGCATATTAAGGAAGACtctgagagaaacaaaaagtacaaaGGATCACAAGATAAGGCCGTAACTAATAATATGGAATCAGGGTCTCTGGAGGATACAAGAGACAGTGGAAAGAAGATGAGTAAAGAATGGAGCACATGGGCATTGGCTCTCCACACCATCGCAATGCACCCAGAGAGACACGAGAATGTCGTGCTAGAATTTTCAGACAACATCGTTGTGATAAACGACCAGTACCCAAAG GCTCGGAAGCATGTGCTAGTACTGGCGAGACAGGAGAGTCTAGATGGGCTAGAAGACGTTCGCAAGGAGAACCTTCAACTTCTGCAGGAAATGCACAATGTTGGTCTGAAATGGGTTGATAGATTCCAAAACGAGGATGCATCTCTTATCTTCCGCCTTGGATATCACTCG gttCCGTCGATGCGACAACTACATTTACACGTTATAAGCCAAGACTTTGATTCAGATAGtttaaagaacaagaaacactGGAACTCTTTCACGTCCTCGTTCTTTCGTGACTCAGTTGATGTACTTGAAGAGGTCAAGAGCCAAGGTAAGGCCAATGTGGCGAGCGAAGATCTGTTGAAAGGGGAGTTGCGTTGCAATCGGTGTAGAAGCGCACACCCAAATATTCCTAAACTCAAATCTCATGTCAGAAGCTGCCGTTCTCAGTTTCCTGAACATGTACTCCAAAACAGTCGCCTTGTGGCTCGACCAGAGACTAAGCTATAA